Within the bacterium genome, the region AATCACGTATCCCCAAGCGCCCTCGACGATCTACGTGCGGCTTTTCGCCTCGATGAATTTCGACGGCGGCGCATTCCTGACGTTCCAGCACATCGACGAATCCAAATCGAGCGTCCCGGCGCTCGGCGTTTACGATTTCGGCCTGTCGCAGGGCGACGACTATCCGAGCGTCTTTGACGGCACGAATGTCACGTACTGCGAAACCGTCGTCGCGAATGCGTTCTTCCAGCTCGACGTCGTGCTTGACCTCATCAACTTCGTGTCCAGCACACTCATCAACGGCGTCCTGTGCGCGCAAAACGTCCCGTTCGTCAACGATCTGGTCCCTGACCTCTTCAATCTGTACGTCGGTGGCGAAGGCGGCGGCCTGATCGTCGACGCCCTCCGAATCCATTACGACGCGGCCCGCTGATCGCATCCGCCGCATGGCGAAAACGGCGGCCCGAAACGGCCGCCGTTTTCTTTTGAGGAGACGATTCGCGAGCCTCAGATCAACGTGGTCGAGCCGCACTTGGGACAGCGGCGGCGGAAGGCCGGGACCTCGCCGGTCCACCCGCACGAGGCGCACTCCGCGAACTCGACGTCGAAGTCGATCGGCGTCTCGGTGAAAAGCTCGCGCTTGGGCGGAATGATAACCATCGCCAGCGCGCGCAATAGCGAACGCAGGGCAAAAAGACCCAGCAGTAAAAGGAACGCGTAAAAAATCACTTCGAACAGGTGCAATCCGAAAGGCTCCACGCGCGCAAGAGCGATGTCCTCGAGTCCCGAATAGTCGAGCCGGTGCAAAAGCTTGTCCAGCATCACGAAACTCCGACGACGCGCACGACCGGACCCAGGTCGATGTTAAGCCGGGACGCGGCGTAAAACTCGCCATCGAGGAAATACCGGAACGGCG harbors:
- a CDS encoding hydrogenase maturation nickel metallochaperone HypA, with the protein product MLDKLLHRLDYSGLEDIALARVEPFGLHLFEVIFYAFLLLLGLFALRSLLRALAMVIIPPKRELFTETPIDFDVEFAECASCGWTGEVPAFRRRCPKCGSTTLI